One genomic segment of Sanyastnella coralliicola includes these proteins:
- a CDS encoding aminopeptidase C, protein MNFKSVLFLAIIVLASASLSAQNAYKFKEKINLDATSTKDQCRTGTCWSYSTTSFIESELIRMGKGEHDLSEMFNVRVTYPRKAEMYVRYHGKYQFGPGSLCHDVINAIRDYGVVPESVYDGIEYNADRHDHGEMDAILEGIVKAVVEKRNAASGATWMEAVEGVLDAYLGEMPGEFEYQGKKYTPASLRDELGIVADDYVSLTSFTHHPMNSWFVLEVPDNFSQGSFYNVSIDELEQAVVDALENGYTVAWDADVSERGFSFREGMAIVPPAGTAKDKMFKTIIKEPSVTQEMRQEGFENYKTTDDHLMHLTGIAEDQEGNRYFMIKNSWGTGNDYDGYQYISMAYFRLKTISILLHKDGLSKDLKGRVNG, encoded by the coding sequence ATGAATTTCAAGTCAGTTCTATTCCTTGCCATCATTGTTCTGGCAAGCGCAAGCCTTTCTGCTCAAAACGCATACAAGTTCAAAGAGAAGATTAACCTCGATGCGACATCTACTAAAGACCAATGTCGCACCGGTACTTGTTGGAGTTACTCAACGACTTCTTTCATAGAAAGCGAGTTGATTCGTATGGGTAAAGGAGAACATGACCTTTCAGAGATGTTCAACGTGCGTGTGACCTACCCGAGAAAGGCAGAGATGTACGTGCGCTACCACGGGAAGTATCAGTTCGGACCAGGAAGCCTTTGTCACGATGTAATCAATGCCATTCGTGACTACGGTGTTGTTCCAGAAAGCGTATACGACGGAATCGAATACAACGCAGATCGCCATGATCACGGGGAAATGGATGCGATTCTTGAAGGCATCGTGAAAGCGGTTGTTGAGAAGAGAAATGCAGCTTCAGGTGCAACATGGATGGAAGCAGTAGAAGGCGTACTCGATGCTTATCTCGGTGAAATGCCTGGTGAATTTGAATACCAAGGCAAGAAATACACGCCTGCTTCATTGCGTGATGAACTCGGTATTGTAGCCGATGACTACGTGAGCTTGACATCTTTTACGCACCACCCAATGAACTCATGGTTCGTCTTGGAAGTGCCAGATAACTTCTCTCAAGGTTCATTCTACAACGTGTCTATCGACGAACTTGAACAAGCTGTAGTAGACGCTTTGGAAAATGGATATACTGTGGCATGGGATGCTGACGTTAGTGAACGAGGATTCAGTTTCCGTGAAGGAATGGCAATCGTTCCACCAGCGGGTACAGCGAAAGACAAGATGTTTAAAACGATCATCAAAGAACCATCGGTAACTCAAGAAATGCGTCAAGAAGGTTTTGAGAACTACAAAACGACTGACGATCACTTGATGCACCTCACAGGTATTGCGGAAGACCAAGAAGGGAATCGCTACTTCATGATCAAAAACTCTTGGGGAACTGGAAACGATTACGACGGATACCAGTACATCAGCATGGCATACTTCCGATTGAAAACGATTTCAATCCTTCTTCATAAAGACGGTTTGTCAAAAGACCTCAAGGGTCGAGTAAACGGCTAA
- a CDS encoding D-alanine--D-alanine ligase family protein has protein sequence MKKKVAVLTGGFSGEAVIAERSAAMVMNNIDRDRYEPVLYRITENDWHAELGDLKHPIDKNDFSVTAGNETFHPDLAFVMIHGDPGENGILQGYFELLGLPYTTGDVLNMSITFSKSATVRQLRQLGYAVAKGVVLEKGQAHTPTQIVDDLGLPLFVKPNEGGSSIGMSKVSTLAELQPAIDGAFEEDDQVLVEQFLEGREVTCGVIPWEGGLKALPATEIITGNAFFDFAAKYEGESQEITPADVPSEWMTSVQTTAMKIYGDLHCGGMIRVDFMIVGNQPHVIEVNTVPGFSEASIVPQQAAAVGISKTEVISALIESALS, from the coding sequence ATGAAGAAAAAGGTCGCTGTATTAACCGGTGGGTTTTCCGGAGAAGCTGTCATCGCTGAGCGAAGCGCAGCTATGGTTATGAATAACATTGATCGGGATCGCTATGAACCGGTCTTGTACCGCATTACCGAAAATGACTGGCACGCTGAATTGGGAGATCTGAAGCACCCCATCGATAAGAACGACTTCAGCGTGACTGCAGGCAATGAGACCTTTCATCCCGACCTCGCTTTTGTCATGATCCATGGTGACCCAGGCGAAAACGGCATCCTCCAGGGTTACTTTGAATTGCTAGGATTGCCCTACACCACTGGTGATGTGTTAAACATGTCGATCACCTTTAGCAAGTCAGCAACAGTGCGTCAACTACGTCAGCTCGGCTACGCCGTGGCAAAAGGGGTCGTTTTGGAAAAAGGACAAGCCCATACTCCAACTCAGATTGTAGATGATCTCGGCCTACCGCTATTCGTTAAGCCAAATGAAGGCGGGTCGAGTATTGGGATGTCTAAAGTGAGCACGTTAGCGGAGTTGCAACCAGCTATTGATGGTGCATTTGAAGAAGATGACCAGGTACTCGTAGAGCAGTTTCTTGAAGGAAGAGAAGTGACCTGCGGGGTTATTCCTTGGGAAGGCGGATTGAAGGCTCTTCCTGCAACCGAAATCATCACAGGAAATGCGTTCTTCGACTTCGCGGCGAAGTACGAAGGTGAATCACAAGAGATCACTCCCGCTGATGTTCCATCGGAGTGGATGACTTCGGTTCAAACCACCGCAATGAAGATCTACGGAGACCTTCACTGTGGCGGAATGATCCGAGTTGACTTCATGATTGTAGGTAACCAACCCCATGTAATCGAAGTCAACACCGTTCCAGGTTTTTCTGAGGCCTCTATCGTACCTCAGCAGGCAGCTGCCGTTGGTATTTCAAAGACAGAGGTCATCTCTGCCTTGATTGAAAGTGCTTTGTCTTAA
- the ruvC gene encoding crossover junction endodeoxyribonuclease RuvC has protein sequence MQPEKIIMGIDPGTTIMGYGMIRVVGKKPELLTMGVIRLSKIDDHALKLQRIFDRCVSLIDEFHPDEVAAEAPFFGQNVQSMLKLGRAQGVALAAALSRQIPVTEYAPRKIKQAITGNGAASKEQVAAMLCSVLKIPKENLPKELDATDGLAAALCHHFQSSSPQLGKSYSGWKAYIKDNPSRTKKSK, from the coding sequence TTGCAACCTGAAAAGATAATTATGGGCATTGACCCGGGAACCACGATCATGGGATACGGCATGATCCGCGTGGTAGGGAAGAAGCCTGAACTGCTAACGATGGGGGTGATTCGACTATCTAAGATCGATGATCACGCCTTGAAGTTGCAGCGTATCTTTGATCGTTGTGTTTCGCTGATCGACGAATTTCATCCGGATGAGGTAGCGGCAGAAGCACCGTTTTTCGGACAAAACGTCCAATCCATGCTGAAGCTGGGAAGAGCGCAAGGAGTAGCGTTGGCGGCGGCCTTAAGTCGCCAAATTCCAGTGACGGAATATGCCCCACGGAAGATCAAACAGGCCATCACCGGTAATGGTGCGGCTAGCAAGGAGCAGGTAGCTGCCATGCTGTGTTCTGTATTGAAGATTCCGAAAGAGAATCTCCCCAAGGAGCTTGATGCTACTGACGGACTAGCAGCTGCGTTGTGTCATCATTTCCAGAGCAGCTCTCCTCAATTAGGTAAAAGCTATAGCGGCTGGAAAGCTTACATCAAAGACAATCCAAGCCGAACCAAAAAATCAAAGTAG